In the genome of Gemmatimonadota bacterium, one region contains:
- the cybH gene encoding Ni/Fe-hydrogenase, b-type cytochrome subunit: MSKVSNEVGARHPPGARYLQEFGKAVPRERGDFTWVYLWGAPLRIMHWIAALCIVALVISGLYVGRPYFATTGEASSHFLMGKFRFVHFTAAAVIVMTGIVRVYWLFAGNAFERFPALFPMSPRNMQSMFKVMRTYFNFQTQEQPHFVGHNPLAQWAYTSVYLMMTIMVITGFTLYGQSAPTGFFYHLFGWVPGLMGGLQIVRLVHHALTWAFLIFVPIHIYLAIRADYVERAGIVSSIITGGRFVASDDEFEDIDLAAGKSRPWPKE, encoded by the coding sequence ATGAGTAAGGTGTCCAATGAAGTTGGCGCCCGGCATCCGCCGGGTGCCCGCTACCTCCAAGAGTTCGGCAAGGCGGTACCGCGCGAACGCGGTGACTTTACGTGGGTGTACCTGTGGGGCGCGCCGCTCCGCATCATGCACTGGATTGCCGCGCTGTGCATTGTGGCGCTCGTGATTTCTGGCCTGTACGTGGGCCGGCCGTACTTCGCCACCACGGGGGAAGCGAGTTCCCATTTCTTGATGGGCAAGTTCCGCTTCGTGCACTTCACTGCCGCAGCGGTGATTGTCATGACGGGGATCGTGCGCGTGTACTGGCTCTTTGCCGGAAACGCGTTCGAGCGTTTCCCCGCGCTCTTCCCGATGTCGCCCCGGAACATGCAGAGCATGTTCAAGGTGATGCGGACGTATTTCAACTTCCAAACGCAAGAACAGCCGCACTTTGTGGGGCACAACCCGCTGGCGCAGTGGGCCTATACCAGCGTCTATCTAATGATGACCATCATGGTGATCACTGGCTTCACGCTATATGGGCAGTCGGCGCCGACGGGATTTTTCTACCACCTCTTTGGGTGGGTGCCAGGGCTGATGGGTGGCCTGCAGATCGTGCGCTTAGTGCATCACGCGCTCACCTGGGCCTTCCTGATCTTTGTGCCGATTCACATTTACCTCGCGATTCGTGCGGATTACGTCGAGCGCGCCGGTATCGTGTCGTCCATCATTACGGGCGGCCGGTTTGTGGCGTCGGACGACGAGTTTGAAGACATCGACCTCGCGGCCGGTAAGTCACGCCCTTGGCCGAAGGAATGA
- a CDS encoding HyaD/HybD family hydrogenase maturation endopeptidase, with protein sequence MSASTVLLGLGSPIMGDDGLGLVALERLRERWVIDDIELVDGGTWGMTLLPVIQDADRMLVVDAIAAHQPPGSLVVLEKERLPIYLTRALSPHQVDLRDVLAVAELTGRMPEVIVAMGVQPETVSLSTELTPVVAARMDELEAAIIERLRLWGHSCEPVATGTACTK encoded by the coding sequence ATGAGCGCGAGCACCGTACTCCTTGGGCTTGGGAGTCCGATCATGGGCGACGACGGCTTAGGCCTCGTCGCCCTTGAGCGCTTGCGGGAGCGTTGGGTGATTGACGACATCGAGTTGGTAGACGGCGGGACGTGGGGGATGACGCTGCTGCCGGTCATTCAGGATGCGGACCGGATGCTCGTGGTGGACGCGATTGCCGCGCACCAGCCGCCGGGCTCGCTGGTGGTGCTGGAAAAGGAACGGCTCCCCATCTACCTCACGCGGGCCCTCTCACCGCATCAGGTTGACCTGCGCGACGTCCTCGCCGTGGCAGAACTCACGGGCCGGATGCCCGAGGTGATCGTGGCCATGGGGGTGCAGCCGGAAACGGTGTCGCTCTCCACGGAGCTGACTCCAGTGGTGGCCGCTCGGATGGACGAACTCGAAGCGGCGATTATCGAACGGCTCCGGCTCTGGGGACATAGCTGCGAGCCGGTGGCAACAGGAACCGCATGCACGAAATGA
- a CDS encoding hydrogenase maturation nickel metallochaperone HypA, with translation MHEMSVAMEIARIAEQKLGAQASMLCTVAVEVGDDSGLEPSSLEFCLDVVFRTPPFTGAKPEILRRPGNVLQVAYLEIDDGCPDD, from the coding sequence ATGCACGAAATGAGCGTGGCGATGGAAATCGCACGCATCGCGGAACAAAAACTCGGTGCACAGGCTTCTATGCTGTGCACCGTTGCCGTTGAGGTCGGCGACGATAGCGGGCTCGAACCGAGCAGTCTCGAGTTCTGTCTCGATGTTGTTTTTCGTACGCCGCCCTTCACGGGGGCCAAGCCGGAGATCCTGCGCCGGCCGGGAAATGTGTTGCAAGTCGCATATCTGGAGATCGACGATGGCTGTCCGGACGATTGA
- the hypB gene encoding hydrogenase nickel incorporation protein HypB, whose amino-acid sequence MAVRTIEVRERVMARNDELAGGVRRRLAEAGIVALNLVSSPGAGKTYLLEKTLAALGGELDIAVVTGDVQTQNDADRLARHTTRLVQAVVTGGACHLDALQVNTALDAIDLTRTRLLFIENVGNLVCPASWDLGELCKVVLFTVTEGEDKPLKYPKMFQNAKYAVLTKTDLLPYVPFDVELAKANARTVNPALEFFELSATNGSGMEAWFAFLRGLVASGATV is encoded by the coding sequence ATGGCTGTCCGGACGATTGAAGTGCGGGAGCGCGTCATGGCGCGCAACGATGAACTCGCGGGAGGCGTGCGCCGCCGATTGGCGGAAGCAGGCATTGTCGCGCTGAACCTCGTGTCATCGCCCGGCGCCGGGAAAACCTATCTCCTCGAAAAAACCCTCGCTGCCCTCGGTGGGGAACTCGACATTGCGGTCGTGACGGGCGACGTGCAAACACAGAACGACGCCGACCGCCTCGCGCGCCACACCACGCGCCTCGTGCAGGCGGTGGTCACCGGCGGGGCCTGCCACCTCGACGCGCTCCAAGTGAACACGGCCCTCGACGCGATCGACCTCACGCGCACCCGCCTGCTGTTTATCGAGAACGTGGGCAACCTGGTCTGTCCGGCGTCGTGGGACCTCGGCGAGCTCTGTAAAGTGGTGCTCTTCACCGTCACGGAGGGTGAGGACAAGCCGCTCAAGTATCCGAAGATGTTCCAGAACGCCAAGTACGCTGTGCTCACCAAGACCGATCTGCTGCCGTACGTGCCCTTTGATGTGGAGCTGGCCAAGGCCAACGCGCGCACGGTGAATCCAGCGTTGGAGTTCTTTGAGCTCTCCGCCACGAATGGCAGCGGAATGGAGGCGTGGTTCGCCTTCTTGCGCGGACTGGTGGCATCCGGCGCCACGGTGTAA
- the hypF gene encoding carbamoyltransferase HypF, translating into MVRLLARTGGIRRHGVMPMDGATHARDLRVTGVVQGVGFRPFVHRLALRYRLTGWVRNVAGTVEIHVEGAPEALDAFQRDLRAEAPPVSRIDTLASAPGTLEGLLAFEIASSADADGTRPVPPDVAICAACEAELRDADNRRHRHAFITCTDCGPRYTIIDALPYDRVRTTMATFEPCTECAAEYDTAGDRRHHAETLACPSCGPQLWLESRDGRRWAYNDTAVHLAARSLRGGAILGVRGIGGFHLACDASNDVAVQRLRARKHRDAKPLALMVRTVEEARKLALVNDAEAVALCGSARPIVLLRARDDAPLAEGLAPGLRHIGVMLAYSPLHHLLLDSFDAPLVMTSGNLSDEPIAMGVDEARTRLSHIADEFLMHDREILSRVDDSVVRVVDGAPMLLRRSRGYAPLPLALPVSAPVPIIAVGPHLKNTFTLARDGWAWPSPHIGDLENLDGLAHWHAAFDRYRDLFRIEPQVAVRDLHPGYLSTRVAEELGLPRLMVVQHHHAHIAAVAAEHGVTERVIGLAFDGTGLGDDGHVWGAETLVADLRSYRRVARLRYAPLPGGDLAAREPWRVALGYASLEPGSEAAFALAYEGVAAEELRIAQRQIARALNAPFASSMGRLFDAAAAVIGVRHRSGYEGQAASELETLAADAVSVPIVMPWREVDGCCEFDPVPLLATLGERRQGGEPAEELAAVFHDSVVHAAAEMATIAAEANGIGVVALGGGSFQNARLQSGVRRLLEARGLRVLVPQLLSPNDGAISYGQAAVAAACLAAE; encoded by the coding sequence GTGGTTCGCCTTCTTGCGCGGACTGGTGGCATCCGGCGCCACGGTGTAATGCCGATGGACGGCGCCACGCACGCGCGCGATTTGCGGGTGACCGGCGTTGTGCAAGGCGTGGGCTTTCGTCCGTTCGTGCATCGCCTCGCGTTGCGGTATCGCCTTACCGGTTGGGTGCGCAACGTCGCCGGAACAGTGGAGATTCATGTTGAGGGTGCCCCTGAGGCGCTCGATGCCTTCCAGCGCGATCTTCGAGCCGAAGCGCCGCCGGTATCCCGCATCGACACGCTGGCCTCCGCGCCCGGCACACTCGAAGGACTACTCGCATTCGAGATTGCCTCAAGCGCGGACGCCGACGGCACGCGCCCCGTGCCGCCCGACGTGGCGATCTGCGCCGCTTGCGAAGCAGAGTTGCGCGACGCCGACAACCGGCGCCATCGACACGCTTTCATTACGTGTACCGACTGCGGGCCGCGCTACACGATCATTGACGCGCTTCCGTACGACCGCGTGCGCACAACTATGGCCACCTTCGAGCCGTGCACCGAGTGCGCGGCCGAGTACGACACCGCCGGCGACCGGCGCCATCACGCCGAAACACTCGCATGCCCGTCGTGCGGCCCGCAGCTCTGGCTCGAATCGCGCGACGGTCGTCGCTGGGCCTACAACGACACGGCCGTGCATCTCGCCGCTCGCTCGCTCCGCGGTGGCGCCATCCTCGGCGTGCGCGGAATCGGCGGCTTTCATCTCGCCTGCGACGCATCGAATGACGTCGCGGTGCAACGACTCCGCGCACGCAAGCATCGCGACGCGAAGCCGCTCGCCCTGATGGTGCGCACCGTTGAGGAGGCGCGGAAACTCGCGCTGGTGAACGACGCCGAGGCCGTCGCCCTTTGCGGCAGCGCGCGTCCGATCGTGCTGCTGCGCGCGCGCGACGACGCGCCGCTTGCTGAGGGGCTCGCACCTGGGCTGCGCCACATAGGCGTGATGCTCGCGTATTCGCCGCTGCATCACCTCCTGCTCGACTCGTTCGACGCGCCGCTCGTGATGACCAGCGGCAATCTCAGCGACGAACCGATTGCGATGGGGGTAGACGAAGCCCGCACGCGATTGTCGCATATTGCCGATGAGTTCCTGATGCACGACCGCGAGATTCTGTCGCGCGTCGACGACTCCGTGGTGCGCGTGGTAGACGGCGCGCCCATGCTGCTGCGCCGCTCGCGTGGTTATGCGCCACTTCCGCTCGCGCTACCGGTGTCGGCGCCCGTGCCGATCATCGCGGTGGGGCCGCACCTCAAGAACACCTTCACCCTCGCGCGCGACGGGTGGGCCTGGCCGAGTCCGCACATTGGGGATCTCGAAAACCTCGACGGCCTCGCGCATTGGCACGCGGCCTTTGATCGCTACCGCGATCTCTTCCGCATTGAGCCGCAGGTGGCGGTGCGTGATCTGCATCCCGGCTATCTGTCCACTCGGGTCGCCGAGGAGCTCGGGCTCCCGCGCCTGATGGTCGTGCAGCACCATCATGCGCATATCGCGGCGGTGGCGGCCGAGCATGGTGTCACCGAGCGAGTCATCGGACTCGCGTTTGACGGCACGGGGCTCGGCGACGACGGTCATGTGTGGGGCGCCGAGACGCTCGTGGCTGATTTGCGATCGTACCGACGTGTGGCGCGCCTCCGGTATGCGCCGCTGCCTGGAGGCGACCTCGCGGCGCGCGAGCCGTGGCGCGTCGCGCTTGGCTATGCGTCGCTGGAGCCGGGAAGCGAGGCCGCGTTCGCGCTGGCGTACGAGGGAGTGGCGGCCGAGGAACTGCGCATCGCGCAACGGCAGATTGCGCGCGCGCTGAATGCGCCTTTTGCGTCGTCGATGGGACGATTGTTCGATGCCGCCGCGGCGGTGATTGGTGTGCGCCATCGCTCCGGCTACGAAGGGCAGGCGGCATCGGAACTCGAGACGCTCGCGGCGGATGCCGTCAGCGTGCCGATCGTGATGCCGTGGCGCGAGGTGGACGGTTGCTGCGAGTTCGACCCCGTGCCGCTCCTCGCGACGCTTGGTGAGCGCCGGCAGGGCGGCGAACCCGCGGAGGAGCTGGCCGCGGTGTTCCACGACAGTGTGGTACACGCGGCCGCCGAGATGGCGACCATTGCCGCCGAGGCAAATGGGATTGGCGTGGTCGCGCTTGGAGGCGGCTCGTTTCAAAATGCACGCCTGCAGAGTGGCGTGCGGCGGCTCCTCGAAGCGCGCGGCCTACGCGTGCTCGTGCCGCAGTTGTTGAGCCCCAATGACGGGGCCATCAGCTACGGGCAGGCGGCGGTGGCCGCCGCCTGCCTCGCAGCGGAGTAG
- a CDS encoding cytochrome C, with translation MLRSRHLALTLACLLPAALAAQDKPKVVASSPEAAGEYLMILGSCHDCHTAGWTAAKGKVAKDDQLTGNPVGYKGPWGTVYGKNLRSIAARQSEDHWVKVMTTADDGEGKLPMPWHNTALMTEEDIRNTFKYTKSLGNKVGARLPRSAKPGADPFGEYVDLSTKQGAPLPPVDTTKKPAGPETKKPK, from the coding sequence ATGCTCCGTAGCCGTCATCTTGCTTTGACCCTGGCGTGCCTCCTGCCCGCCGCACTTGCCGCGCAGGACAAGCCAAAGGTGGTCGCCTCCTCGCCGGAAGCCGCGGGCGAATACCTGATGATCCTCGGCAGCTGTCACGATTGCCACACGGCCGGCTGGACCGCCGCCAAGGGCAAGGTGGCCAAGGACGATCAGCTCACCGGCAATCCTGTCGGCTATAAGGGGCCGTGGGGGACGGTGTACGGAAAGAATCTTCGGTCCATTGCCGCACGCCAGAGTGAGGATCACTGGGTGAAGGTCATGACGACTGCCGACGACGGCGAGGGCAAGCTCCCGATGCCGTGGCACAACACCGCACTCATGACCGAAGAAGACATCCGCAACACGTTCAAGTACACGAAGTCGCTCGGAAACAAGGTCGGTGCGCGCCTCCCGCGCAGCGCCAAGCCCGGCGCCGATCCGTTTGGTGAGTATGTGGATCTCTCCACCAAGCAGGGCGCTCCGCTGCCGCCGGTGGATACCACCAAGAAGCCGGCTGGCCCAGAGACGAAGAAGCCGAAGTAG
- a CDS encoding DPP IV N-terminal domain-containing protein → MRTRFSPAIAAVALTAFAGATAPRAVRAQAATQAATTVNVTTSVAAPAAPRTMVERYTRAEQMLPWNTSKLVYGDVVQPQWYKDGSRFWFRNKTKNGADFMYVDAATNAIRPLFENARLAAAITVATDSAVDGNKLPFQSFRFTKDNEDERNIEFRVGRKRVTCDITAYSCVAGDTIPTETQFVLSPDKKWEAFVTNFNVFVRPRHGGDTTQLTTDGVVGWGYGQGEPTPQQMMAPRLAPRRPQIVWAPDSKRLLVARQDTRGVGHMPYISYTPQRPRAFSQPYALPGDSIIPVPGAHILDRVAKTNVVVQLPLKVASLTTSNSLRDSVWTPNSDKVKLSGITRASKSAYLWEVDAATGKSTLLARDTTKTFVETAPPSDPTSWYVTKDGQDVIWWSERDGWGHLYRLGPDAKVKNQITSGPWQVGKVVNVDEKLKQIWFTARGREADHFVYYQALYKVNFDGTGLTLLTPEDSYHDVEVSPSGKYIVDRMSRIEKPTETVLRDITTGRIINTLAKANITQLTALGFKNARTFAAKARDGVTDIYGVMYLPSNLDETKKYPIISNIYPGPQVGSVGSWTYKSGGEPFSIAELGFIVVQIDHIGTPNRSKAFHDNYYGNFTDNGLPDHVTVIKQLAAQYSFIDIERVGIYGHSGGAFASTDAMLRFPDFFKVAVSSSGNHDNRSYNIYWAEKYQGLLKKDTARRGEDNYTASANKTYAANLKGKLMLMHGDMDDNVHPANTVQLIDELTKANKQYDLVWAPNRAHGLNEPYFIRRRWDYFVQYLLGKTPPDNYKITPPDGSMGPGDGSSPVDPDDPDVPGLPIIP, encoded by the coding sequence ATGCGCACGAGATTCTCACCCGCCATTGCCGCAGTGGCGCTGACGGCGTTTGCTGGCGCGACTGCACCACGAGCCGTCCGTGCACAAGCCGCCACGCAGGCTGCGACGACGGTCAACGTGACCACCAGCGTTGCAGCGCCAGCCGCCCCACGCACGATGGTGGAGCGATACACGCGCGCCGAACAAATGCTCCCGTGGAACACGAGCAAGCTCGTGTACGGCGACGTCGTGCAGCCTCAGTGGTACAAGGATGGCTCGCGCTTTTGGTTCCGCAATAAAACCAAGAACGGCGCGGACTTCATGTACGTCGATGCGGCCACGAACGCGATTCGTCCGCTCTTCGAGAACGCCCGCCTCGCAGCGGCCATTACCGTGGCCACCGACTCCGCAGTCGACGGCAACAAGCTTCCGTTTCAGTCGTTCCGTTTTACCAAAGACAACGAAGACGAACGGAATATTGAGTTCCGCGTCGGCCGCAAGCGCGTGACCTGTGACATCACCGCGTACAGCTGCGTGGCTGGTGACACGATCCCCACTGAAACGCAGTTCGTGCTCTCCCCGGACAAAAAGTGGGAAGCATTCGTGACGAATTTCAACGTCTTTGTGCGCCCGCGTCACGGCGGCGACACCACACAACTCACCACCGACGGTGTCGTCGGCTGGGGCTACGGTCAGGGTGAACCCACGCCGCAGCAAATGATGGCCCCACGACTCGCACCGCGCCGTCCGCAAATTGTGTGGGCGCCGGATTCGAAGCGGTTGCTCGTCGCCCGCCAGGACACGCGTGGCGTGGGCCACATGCCCTATATCAGCTACACGCCCCAGCGGCCGCGCGCCTTCTCGCAGCCCTATGCGCTGCCGGGCGACTCGATCATCCCAGTGCCGGGCGCGCACATTCTCGACCGCGTCGCCAAGACCAATGTCGTGGTGCAGCTCCCGCTGAAGGTGGCCTCGCTCACGACCAGCAACTCCCTGCGTGACTCGGTCTGGACGCCGAACTCCGACAAGGTGAAGCTCTCGGGCATCACCCGCGCCTCCAAGAGCGCGTACTTGTGGGAAGTGGACGCCGCCACCGGCAAGTCCACGCTGCTGGCGCGCGATACCACCAAGACGTTCGTAGAAACCGCCCCGCCATCGGATCCCACGAGCTGGTACGTGACCAAGGACGGCCAGGACGTCATCTGGTGGTCCGAGCGTGACGGCTGGGGACACCTCTACCGCCTCGGCCCCGACGCGAAGGTCAAGAACCAGATCACCAGCGGTCCGTGGCAGGTGGGTAAGGTCGTCAACGTTGATGAGAAGCTCAAACAGATTTGGTTCACCGCGCGCGGCCGCGAAGCCGATCACTTCGTGTACTATCAGGCGCTCTACAAGGTGAACTTCGACGGCACGGGGCTGACACTCCTCACCCCGGAAGACTCGTACCACGATGTTGAGGTGAGCCCGAGCGGCAAGTACATCGTCGACCGCATGAGCCGCATCGAAAAGCCCACCGAGACGGTGCTCCGCGACATCACGACGGGCCGCATCATCAACACGCTGGCCAAGGCGAACATCACGCAACTCACCGCCCTTGGCTTCAAGAACGCCCGCACCTTTGCGGCGAAGGCACGCGACGGTGTCACCGACATTTACGGCGTGATGTACCTGCCGTCGAATCTTGACGAAACCAAGAAGTATCCCATCATCTCCAACATCTACCCGGGTCCGCAGGTGGGTTCGGTTGGCTCGTGGACGTACAAGAGCGGTGGCGAACCGTTTTCAATCGCCGAGCTCGGCTTTATCGTCGTGCAGATTGACCACATCGGCACGCCGAACCGCTCCAAAGCGTTCCATGATAACTACTACGGCAACTTCACCGACAACGGGCTCCCCGATCACGTCACCGTGATCAAACAGCTCGCCGCGCAGTACAGCTTTATTGACATTGAACGTGTTGGCATCTACGGCCACTCGGGCGGCGCCTTTGCCAGCACCGACGCCATGCTGCGCTTCCCCGATTTCTTCAAGGTCGCTGTCAGCAGCTCCGGCAATCACGACAACCGGAGCTACAACATCTACTGGGCCGAGAAATATCAGGGGCTGCTCAAAAAGGACACCGCTCGTCGCGGCGAAGACAACTACACCGCCTCGGCGAACAAAACGTACGCGGCGAACCTGAAGGGCAAGTTGATGCTGATGCACGGCGACATGGACGACAACGTGCATCCGGCCAACACCGTGCAGCTTATTGACGAGCTCACCAAGGCCAACAAGCAGTACGATCTCGTGTGGGCGCCCAACCGGGCGCACGGACTCAACGAGCCGTACTTCATTCGCCGTCGTTGGGACTACTTCGTGCAGTACCTGCTTGGCAAGACACCGCCGGACAACTACAAGATCACCCCACCGGATGGATCGATGGGTCCGGGCGACGGTAGCTCGCCAGTTGATCCGGACGATCCGGACGTCCCTGGCCTGCCGATCATTCCGTAA
- a CDS encoding pitrilysin family protein, whose translation MRAVIIWGALAAAITAASTTSPLVAQAPKPGSPKPFTLPVHRTFTLRNGLKVTLVHYGSVPKAVVSLAMETGAIDEPPFAPGLAALTTDLLLEGTIMHTAQQLSREAAEMGGSISATAGAVQSTIGGEVLSIHAAKFVSLVSDVAHHPRFEKADFERVRQNALRTLAITMQQAGDQARQRWRGLLFPDHPFGRPYSTEATLKALEIGHLRNFFDDNFGAVRAHLYVSGVFDDAAVEKAARESFSDWDAGTPAKDRPAVGSTSRQLALEDRPDAPQSTIWIGLPVIGPSHPDFTKLEVTDALLGGAFGSRITTNIREDKGYTYSPNSILWQHRGASYWVETADVTTKDTGNALKEILGEIERLRAEAPPAAELDGIKQNLIGLFVIQNSSRWGVVSRLQFLDEFRLGEAYLTGYVQRVMAVTPQDVRRMAQEQLDPAHMTITVIGDRKSVQTQLAPYR comes from the coding sequence ATGAGGGCTGTCATCATCTGGGGGGCGCTCGCCGCCGCGATCACCGCGGCGTCCACTACGTCCCCCCTCGTCGCGCAAGCACCAAAGCCCGGCTCACCGAAGCCGTTCACCCTCCCAGTGCATCGCACCTTTACGTTGCGCAACGGACTGAAGGTGACGCTCGTGCACTACGGCTCCGTGCCGAAGGCCGTCGTCTCGCTCGCCATGGAGACCGGCGCCATCGACGAACCGCCCTTTGCCCCTGGGCTTGCTGCGCTCACCACCGATCTGCTGCTCGAAGGCACGATCATGCACACGGCTCAGCAACTCTCGCGCGAAGCCGCGGAGATGGGTGGAAGCATTAGCGCGACGGCCGGTGCGGTGCAGTCAACGATCGGCGGCGAAGTGTTGAGCATCCACGCGGCCAAGTTTGTGTCCCTCGTGTCGGACGTGGCGCACCATCCGCGCTTCGAAAAAGCCGACTTCGAGCGTGTGCGACAAAACGCGCTTCGCACTTTGGCCATCACGATGCAGCAAGCCGGGGATCAAGCACGGCAACGCTGGCGAGGGCTGCTCTTTCCGGACCACCCGTTTGGGCGGCCGTATTCCACAGAAGCCACACTCAAGGCACTCGAGATCGGGCACCTTCGCAACTTTTTTGATGACAACTTCGGCGCCGTGCGCGCCCACTTGTATGTAAGCGGCGTCTTTGACGATGCGGCGGTGGAGAAAGCCGCGCGCGAATCGTTCTCTGACTGGGATGCCGGTACGCCGGCCAAAGACCGTCCCGCCGTGGGGAGCACCAGTCGTCAGCTCGCGCTTGAAGACCGGCCTGACGCGCCGCAGAGCACAATCTGGATTGGGCTTCCTGTGATCGGCCCATCGCATCCGGACTTCACGAAGCTTGAGGTCACCGACGCGCTCCTCGGTGGCGCCTTTGGTTCGCGCATCACGACCAACATTCGCGAGGACAAAGGCTACACCTACTCGCCCAACTCCATCCTGTGGCAGCACCGCGGCGCGAGCTACTGGGTCGAGACCGCAGACGTCACCACCAAAGACACCGGCAACGCCCTCAAGGAAATACTGGGCGAGATCGAGCGGCTACGCGCCGAGGCCCCTCCAGCGGCTGAGCTCGACGGCATCAAGCAAAACCTGATAGGACTATTCGTGATTCAGAACAGTTCGCGGTGGGGGGTGGTGAGCCGGCTACAGTTCCTTGACGAGTTCCGGCTGGGAGAGGCGTACCTCACCGGTTACGTGCAGCGGGTCATGGCGGTGACGCCGCAGGACGTGCGGCGAATGGCGCAGGAACAGCTCGATCCGGCGCACATGACGATCACAGTCATTGGGGACAGAAAGTCCGTTCAGACTCAGCTCGCCCCGTATCGGTAG
- a CDS encoding pitrilysin family protein: MPPFRAARTAALLFAACSTLDAQRPKRAAPAAPSAPQTAATPRLNIATDYWTLGNGLRVVFSRDTTAPTVGVGVYYKVGFRTEPRDRTGFAHLFEHLMFQGSQNMGKMQFVKLIENNGGILNGSTRFDFTNYYEVVPAHVLETILWAEADRMRGLQIDQTNIDNQRDVVKNEVRVNVQNQPYGGFPWIDLPMTANTNWANAHDFYGDFKDLDAATLENARTFFRTYYAPNNAVLAVVGDFNPADARAWVLKYFSDIKASEPPPPLDVGEPHQAVERTHSRVDSLANRPALGLAWHVPPRWTPEWFAMGLIDQLLAQGRDSRLYDALVQRANLTGEINAGINWGLGNQFNYEGPMLWVVTAYHDTNKPASALLTVIDKELDLLRAKPVDAATLTRTKTKMRSQLYGIADESFGLGKLDLLASFALFDGDPARVNFLERGFDAVTPALIQKVAKEWLNKENRTVYTIVPGAKTSGGAP, encoded by the coding sequence ATGCCCCCGTTCCGCGCGGCCCGAACCGCTGCGCTCCTTTTCGCGGCCTGCTCCACCTTGGACGCCCAGCGCCCCAAACGCGCTGCTCCTGCGGCACCCTCCGCGCCGCAAACCGCCGCGACGCCGCGACTCAACATTGCCACCGACTACTGGACACTCGGCAACGGCCTCCGGGTGGTCTTTTCACGCGACACCACCGCGCCCACCGTCGGCGTGGGGGTCTACTATAAGGTTGGATTCCGCACCGAACCACGCGACCGCACCGGTTTTGCCCACCTATTTGAGCACCTGATGTTCCAAGGCTCGCAGAACATGGGCAAGATGCAGTTTGTAAAGCTCATCGAAAACAACGGCGGCATTCTCAACGGCTCCACGCGTTTCGACTTCACCAACTATTACGAAGTCGTCCCGGCTCACGTCCTTGAGACGATTTTGTGGGCCGAAGCCGACCGCATGCGCGGCCTGCAGATTGACCAGACGAACATAGACAACCAGCGCGACGTGGTGAAAAACGAAGTCCGCGTGAACGTCCAGAATCAGCCCTACGGCGGCTTTCCGTGGATCGACTTGCCGATGACCGCCAACACCAACTGGGCCAACGCGCACGATTTTTACGGCGATTTCAAGGATCTCGACGCGGCCACCCTCGAGAATGCGCGAACATTCTTCCGCACCTACTACGCACCCAATAATGCCGTGCTCGCCGTGGTCGGCGACTTCAATCCCGCCGATGCGCGCGCCTGGGTGCTGAAGTACTTCAGCGACATCAAGGCCAGTGAGCCACCCCCGCCATTGGATGTCGGTGAGCCGCATCAAGCTGTGGAACGGACGCACTCGCGCGTGGATTCACTGGCCAACCGACCGGCGCTCGGCCTTGCGTGGCATGTCCCGCCGCGGTGGACCCCCGAATGGTTTGCGATGGGCTTGATCGATCAACTCCTCGCGCAGGGGCGCGACAGCCGACTCTATGACGCCCTCGTGCAGCGCGCCAACCTGACGGGCGAGATCAACGCGGGGATCAACTGGGGACTTGGCAACCAGTTCAACTACGAAGGACCCATGCTCTGGGTGGTGACCGCGTATCACGACACCAACAAGCCCGCGAGTGCACTGCTCACTGTGATCGACAAAGAACTGGACTTGCTCCGCGCCAAGCCCGTGGATGCCGCCACACTGACGCGCACCAAGACCAAGATGCGCTCGCAACTCTATGGAATCGCCGACGAAAGTTTCGGTCTTGGCAAACTCGATCTCCTCGCGAGCTTCGCGCTGTTCGACGGCGATCCGGCGCGCGTCAATTTTCTTGAGCGTGGATTTGACGCGGTGACGCCGGCGTTGATTCAGAAGGTGGCCAAAGAGTGGCTCAATAAGGAAAATCGCACGGTGTACACCATCGTCCCCGGTGCCAAGACGTCCGGAGGTGCGCCATGA